Proteins encoded together in one Triticum dicoccoides isolate Atlit2015 ecotype Zavitan chromosome 7B, WEW_v2.0, whole genome shotgun sequence window:
- the LOC119341287 gene encoding uncharacterized protein LOC119341287 isoform X1 produces MKPESQNPQSREKKTLAPKSTEFSLLPFPSPPTGGAQWYDLRRTASLFPPASMERMPDNRRPKLSDAAGVPAGGGEDRLSALPDDLLIHILLKQSSSGTPPSPLGPASSPAAGAASGLSCRSSTSPPALTPTVFAPPSPPMMRRPSAASSLTPSRHFDRISRLILNLDYTLVKCSNRFLMEEMTKFPKVTSLTLAVMAFEHSFGASLFHVLRISSGIRELEVKLALPSKPKPYPPCQSGCICAEPSNWETEELVLPCLKEVVINDLRGTEHELALVKRLFNWTKMLEGMRVNFHDSITESKGEELRKLLLSFSRPGLRMNFTHHGEVCSYD; encoded by the exons ATGAAACCAGAGTCCCAAAATCCCCAATCCCGGGAGAAGAAAACCCTAGCCCCCAAATCGACTGAGTTCAGCCTCCTCCCATTCCCATCCCCACCCACCGGCGGCGCGCAATGGTATGACCTGAGGCGCACCGCATCGCTCTTCCCTCCTGCTTCCATGGAGCGCATGCCGGACAATCGGCGGCCAAAGCTCTCCGACGCCGCCGGCGTCCCCGCTGGAGGCGGCGAGGACCGGCTCAGCGCGCTGCCGGACGACCTCCTCATCCACATCCTCCTCAAGCAGTCAAGCTCCGGGACGCCCCCGTCGCCGCTCGGACCAGCGTCCTCGCCCGCCGCTGGCGCCGCGTCTGGGCTCTCCTGCCGGAGCTCCACTTCCCCGCCGGCACTAACCCCGACGGTAttcgcgccgccctcgccgcccatgATGCGGCGGCCCTCGGCCGCCTCTTCGTTGACGCCATCgagg CATTTTGACCGCATCAGCAGACTTATTCTCAACCTTGACTATACACTG GTCAAATGTAGCAACCGATTCTTGATGGAAGAGATGACAAAGTTTCCTAAAGTTACAAGCTTGACATTGGCTGTAATGGCATTTGAACATTCCTTTGGAGCCAGCTTGTTTCATGTTCTCAGGATATCTAGTGGTATAAGAGAGCTGGAGGTTAAACTTGCCTTGCCGAGCAAACCGAAG CCATACCCTCCGTGCCAATCAGGTTGCATTTGTGCTGAGCCATCAAACTGGGAAACCGAGGAACTCGTGCTACCTTGCCTCAAAGAAGTAGTAATCAACGACCTGAGAGGAACTGAACATGAACTCGCTCTTGTGAAAAGGTTATTCAACTGGACAAAGATGCTAGAGGGGATGAGAGTAAATTTCCATGACTCAATCACTGAAAGCAAGGGTGAAGAGCTCCGCAAATTGTTATTAAGCTTCTCTAGGCCAGGACTACGTATGAACTTCACGCATCATGGAGAAGTTTGTTCATACGATTAG
- the LOC119341287 gene encoding uncharacterized protein LOC119341287 isoform X2 — protein MKPESQNPQSREKKTLAPKSTEFSLLPFPSPPTGGAQWYDLRRTASLFPPASMERMPDNRRPKLSDAAGVPAGGGEDRLSALPDDLLIHILLKQSSSGTPPSPLGPASSPAAGAASGLSCRSSTSPPALTPTVFAPPSPPMMRRPSAASSLTPSRVKCSNRFLMEEMTKFPKVTSLTLAVMAFEHSFGASLFHVLRISSGIRELEVKLALPSKPKPYPPCQSGCICAEPSNWETEELVLPCLKEVVINDLRGTEHELALVKRLFNWTKMLEGMRVNFHDSITESKGEELRKLLLSFSRPGLRMNFTHHGEVCSYD, from the exons ATGAAACCAGAGTCCCAAAATCCCCAATCCCGGGAGAAGAAAACCCTAGCCCCCAAATCGACTGAGTTCAGCCTCCTCCCATTCCCATCCCCACCCACCGGCGGCGCGCAATGGTATGACCTGAGGCGCACCGCATCGCTCTTCCCTCCTGCTTCCATGGAGCGCATGCCGGACAATCGGCGGCCAAAGCTCTCCGACGCCGCCGGCGTCCCCGCTGGAGGCGGCGAGGACCGGCTCAGCGCGCTGCCGGACGACCTCCTCATCCACATCCTCCTCAAGCAGTCAAGCTCCGGGACGCCCCCGTCGCCGCTCGGACCAGCGTCCTCGCCCGCCGCTGGCGCCGCGTCTGGGCTCTCCTGCCGGAGCTCCACTTCCCCGCCGGCACTAACCCCGACGGTAttcgcgccgccctcgccgcccatgATGCGGCGGCCCTCGGCCGCCTCTTCGTTGACGCCATCgagg GTCAAATGTAGCAACCGATTCTTGATGGAAGAGATGACAAAGTTTCCTAAAGTTACAAGCTTGACATTGGCTGTAATGGCATTTGAACATTCCTTTGGAGCCAGCTTGTTTCATGTTCTCAGGATATCTAGTGGTATAAGAGAGCTGGAGGTTAAACTTGCCTTGCCGAGCAAACCGAAG CCATACCCTCCGTGCCAATCAGGTTGCATTTGTGCTGAGCCATCAAACTGGGAAACCGAGGAACTCGTGCTACCTTGCCTCAAAGAAGTAGTAATCAACGACCTGAGAGGAACTGAACATGAACTCGCTCTTGTGAAAAGGTTATTCAACTGGACAAAGATGCTAGAGGGGATGAGAGTAAATTTCCATGACTCAATCACTGAAAGCAAGGGTGAAGAGCTCCGCAAATTGTTATTAAGCTTCTCTAGGCCAGGACTACGTATGAACTTCACGCATCATGGAGAAGTTTGTTCATACGATTAG